Proteins found in one Arachis stenosperma cultivar V10309 chromosome 8, arast.V10309.gnm1.PFL2, whole genome shotgun sequence genomic segment:
- the LOC130944843 gene encoding rhamnogalacturonate lyase B-like isoform X2, with protein sequence MVASEVQIEGGQYCFFAFVLLLVRSLPPAAGSMSSQAVKLRADDNYVVMDNGILEVYLSKKGGFISAIQYNGVDNLLEVLNEADDRGYWDIVWNEADSTGTTGIYERVVGTSYKVIVQNDEQLEISFTKTWDRSSMEEKQSPLNIDIRYVMLRNSCGLYCYSIFEHRKEWPAFNVPQIRMVFKLRKDKFNYMAIADNKQRLMPVPDDRLPTRGRTLVPPEAVLLVDPIEPHFKGEVDDKYQYSSNNKDIKVHGWISSKSETNPAMGFWVIIPTNEFQSGGPLKQNLTSHVGPITLAMFLSSHYAGEDVVMRVQRNESWKKVFGPIFIYLNTSSENQVQPSLWKDAKDQMSKEVQSWPYDFPASGDFHKSHQRGSVYGTLKVQDRFISDHHILAEGAYIGLAPPGEPGSWQTECKGYQFWTQTNKRGFFSINNIHSGNYNLYAWIPGFIGDYCNNVVLTIKPGNKVNVGEIVYEAPRNGPTLWEIGIPDRTAAEFYVPDPNPNYINTLYLNHPDRFRQHGLWERYADLYPNEDLIYTVGHSDYTKHWFFAHVTRKRDDGTYHGTTWQIKFKLHNVQKNGTYKLRLALAAVNFSQLQVRVNNPKEDPPMFTSGLIGKDNAIARHGIHGLYRLYNIDVSSHLLVKDDNIIYLTQTIANGPFQGIMYDYIRLEAPPSHK encoded by the exons ATG GTTGCTAGTGAAGTCCAAATTGAAGGTGGCCAATATTGCTTCTTTGCTTTTGTCTTGTTGCTAGTGAGATCTTTGCCGCCGGCGGCCGGATCCATGTCGTCGCAGGCAGTGAAGTTGCGTGCCGACGACAATTAT GTTGTGATGGACAATGGTATACTTGAAGTGTATTTATCCAAAAAGGGTGGATTTATCAGTGCAATACAATATAATGGTGTTGATAATTTGCTTGAAGTTCTTAATGAAGCAGATGATAGAGG gtattGGGACATTGTTTGGAATGAAGCAGATAGCACAGGAACAACCGGGATATATGAAAG GGTCGTGGGGACAAGTTATAAAGTTATAGTGCAAAATGATGAACAATTGGAGATTTCATTTACCAAAACATGGGATCGATCATCCATGGAGGAAAAGCAGTCTCCTCTAAATATTGACATTAG ATATGTGATGCTACGCAATTCCTGTGGCTTGTATTGTTATAGCATCTTTGAACACCGAAAAGAATGGCCTGCTTTCAACGTACCTCAAATCAGAATGGTCTTTAAGCTTCGAAAAGATAA GTTTAATTATATGGCTATAGCGGATAATAAGCAAAGGCTAATGCCTGTTCCAGATGACCGGTTACCAACAAGAGGAAGAACACTTGTTCCCCCTGAAGCTGTGTTGCTTGTTGATCCTATTGAACCACACTTCAAGGGAGag GTGGATGACAAGTATCAATACTCAAGCAATAACAAAGATATTAAGGTGCATGGATGGATAAGCTCCAAATCTGAAACTAATCCTGCAATGGGGTTTTGGGTAATTATACCTACCAATGAGTTCCAATCAGGTGGCCCTCTTAAACAGAATCTCACCTCTCATGTTGGACCTATTACTCTTGCA ATGTTTCTGAGTTCTCATTACGCAGGAGAGGATGTTGTTATGAGAGTCCAAAGAAATGAGTCATGGAAAAAGGTTTTTGGGCCAATCTTTATTTATCTCAACACTTCATCAGAAAACCAAGTCCAACCATCACTATGGAAGGATGCCAAAGACCAG ATGAGCAAAGAAGTTCAAAGCTGGCCCTATGATTTTCCAGCTTCAGGGGATTTTCATAAGTCTCACCAACGAGGCAGTGTTTATGGCACATTAAAAGTCCAAGACAG GTTCATAAGTGATCACCACATATTGGCAGAAGGTGCATATATTGGTCTGGCACCACCAGGAGAACCTGGATCCTGGCAAACAGAATGCAag GGATATCAATTTTGGACTCAAACCAATAAAAGAGGCTTTTTCTCTATCAACAATATACACAGTGGGAATTACAATCTTTATGCTTGGATCCCTGGTTTCATTGGAGATTATTGTAACAATGTTGTCCTCACCATCAAGCCag GTAATAAAGTAAATGTCGGTGAGATTGTATATGAAGCCCCAAGAAATGGACCAACATTATGGGAAATAGGCATTCCTGATCGCACTGCAGCTGAATTTTATGTTCCTGATCCTAATCCAAATTACATTAACACACTTTATCTCAATCATCCAGATAG GTTTAGGCAGCATGGATTATGGGAAAGATATGCAGATTTATATCCAAATGAAGATTTGATTTACACAGTTGGACATAGTGACTATACAAAACATTGGTTCTTTGCCCATGTTACCAG GAAGAGAGATGATGGCACTTACCATGGAACAACATGGCAAATTAAGTTCAAGCTTCATAATGTTCAGAAAAATGGAACTTATAAACTGCGACTAGCACTTGCAGCCGTTAATTTCTCCCAATTACAG GTTAGAGTGAATAATCCAAAAGAAGATCCACCAATGTTTACAAGTGGGTTGATTGGGAAGGACAACGCCATAGCTAGACATGGAATTCATGGACTCTAtagactatacaacattgatgTGTCATCTCATTTACTAGTCAAAGATGATAACATTATATATCTTACACAAACTATAGCTAATGGTCCCTTTCAAGGCATAATGTATGATTATATTCGTTTGGAAGCTCCTCCTtctcataaataa
- the LOC130944843 gene encoding rhamnogalacturonate lyase B-like isoform X3 has translation MSSQAVKLRADDNYVVMDNGILEVYLSKKGGFISAIQYNGVDNLLEVLNEADDRGYWDIVWNEADSTGTTGIYERVVGTSYKVIVQNDEQLEISFTKTWDRSSMEEKQSPLNIDIRYVMLRNSCGLYCYSIFEHRKEWPAFNVPQIRMVFKLRKDKFNYMAIADNKQRLMPVPDDRLPTRGRTLVPPEAVLLVDPIEPHFKGEVDDKYQYSSNNKDIKVHGWISSKSETNPAMGFWVIIPTNEFQSGGPLKQNLTSHVGPITLAMFLSSHYAGEDVVMRVQRNESWKKVFGPIFIYLNTSSENQVQPSLWKDAKDQMSKEVQSWPYDFPASGDFHKSHQRGSVYGTLKVQDRFISDHHILAEGAYIGLAPPGEPGSWQTECKGYQFWTQTNKRGFFSINNIHSGNYNLYAWIPGFIGDYCNNVVLTIKPGNKVNVGEIVYEAPRNGPTLWEIGIPDRTAAEFYVPDPNPNYINTLYLNHPDRFRQHGLWERYADLYPNEDLIYTVGHSDYTKHWFFAHVTRKRDDGTYHGTTWQIKFKLHNVQKNGTYKLRLALAAVNFSQLQVRVNNPKEDPPMFTSGLIGKDNAIARHGIHGLYRLYNIDVSSHLLVKDDNIIYLTQTIANGPFQGIMYDYIRLEAPPSHK, from the exons ATGTCGTCGCAGGCAGTGAAGTTGCGTGCCGACGACAATTAT GTTGTGATGGACAATGGTATACTTGAAGTGTATTTATCCAAAAAGGGTGGATTTATCAGTGCAATACAATATAATGGTGTTGATAATTTGCTTGAAGTTCTTAATGAAGCAGATGATAGAGG gtattGGGACATTGTTTGGAATGAAGCAGATAGCACAGGAACAACCGGGATATATGAAAG GGTCGTGGGGACAAGTTATAAAGTTATAGTGCAAAATGATGAACAATTGGAGATTTCATTTACCAAAACATGGGATCGATCATCCATGGAGGAAAAGCAGTCTCCTCTAAATATTGACATTAG ATATGTGATGCTACGCAATTCCTGTGGCTTGTATTGTTATAGCATCTTTGAACACCGAAAAGAATGGCCTGCTTTCAACGTACCTCAAATCAGAATGGTCTTTAAGCTTCGAAAAGATAA GTTTAATTATATGGCTATAGCGGATAATAAGCAAAGGCTAATGCCTGTTCCAGATGACCGGTTACCAACAAGAGGAAGAACACTTGTTCCCCCTGAAGCTGTGTTGCTTGTTGATCCTATTGAACCACACTTCAAGGGAGag GTGGATGACAAGTATCAATACTCAAGCAATAACAAAGATATTAAGGTGCATGGATGGATAAGCTCCAAATCTGAAACTAATCCTGCAATGGGGTTTTGGGTAATTATACCTACCAATGAGTTCCAATCAGGTGGCCCTCTTAAACAGAATCTCACCTCTCATGTTGGACCTATTACTCTTGCA ATGTTTCTGAGTTCTCATTACGCAGGAGAGGATGTTGTTATGAGAGTCCAAAGAAATGAGTCATGGAAAAAGGTTTTTGGGCCAATCTTTATTTATCTCAACACTTCATCAGAAAACCAAGTCCAACCATCACTATGGAAGGATGCCAAAGACCAG ATGAGCAAAGAAGTTCAAAGCTGGCCCTATGATTTTCCAGCTTCAGGGGATTTTCATAAGTCTCACCAACGAGGCAGTGTTTATGGCACATTAAAAGTCCAAGACAG GTTCATAAGTGATCACCACATATTGGCAGAAGGTGCATATATTGGTCTGGCACCACCAGGAGAACCTGGATCCTGGCAAACAGAATGCAag GGATATCAATTTTGGACTCAAACCAATAAAAGAGGCTTTTTCTCTATCAACAATATACACAGTGGGAATTACAATCTTTATGCTTGGATCCCTGGTTTCATTGGAGATTATTGTAACAATGTTGTCCTCACCATCAAGCCag GTAATAAAGTAAATGTCGGTGAGATTGTATATGAAGCCCCAAGAAATGGACCAACATTATGGGAAATAGGCATTCCTGATCGCACTGCAGCTGAATTTTATGTTCCTGATCCTAATCCAAATTACATTAACACACTTTATCTCAATCATCCAGATAG GTTTAGGCAGCATGGATTATGGGAAAGATATGCAGATTTATATCCAAATGAAGATTTGATTTACACAGTTGGACATAGTGACTATACAAAACATTGGTTCTTTGCCCATGTTACCAG GAAGAGAGATGATGGCACTTACCATGGAACAACATGGCAAATTAAGTTCAAGCTTCATAATGTTCAGAAAAATGGAACTTATAAACTGCGACTAGCACTTGCAGCCGTTAATTTCTCCCAATTACAG GTTAGAGTGAATAATCCAAAAGAAGATCCACCAATGTTTACAAGTGGGTTGATTGGGAAGGACAACGCCATAGCTAGACATGGAATTCATGGACTCTAtagactatacaacattgatgTGTCATCTCATTTACTAGTCAAAGATGATAACATTATATATCTTACACAAACTATAGCTAATGGTCCCTTTCAAGGCATAATGTATGATTATATTCGTTTGGAAGCTCCTCCTtctcataaataa
- the LOC130944843 gene encoding rhamnogalacturonate lyase B-like isoform X1, with product MRFHPFCPLDIPYPMMHFQSLFYVRSLPPAAGSMSSQAVKLRADDNYVVMDNGILEVYLSKKGGFISAIQYNGVDNLLEVLNEADDRGYWDIVWNEADSTGTTGIYERVVGTSYKVIVQNDEQLEISFTKTWDRSSMEEKQSPLNIDIRYVMLRNSCGLYCYSIFEHRKEWPAFNVPQIRMVFKLRKDKFNYMAIADNKQRLMPVPDDRLPTRGRTLVPPEAVLLVDPIEPHFKGEVDDKYQYSSNNKDIKVHGWISSKSETNPAMGFWVIIPTNEFQSGGPLKQNLTSHVGPITLAMFLSSHYAGEDVVMRVQRNESWKKVFGPIFIYLNTSSENQVQPSLWKDAKDQMSKEVQSWPYDFPASGDFHKSHQRGSVYGTLKVQDRFISDHHILAEGAYIGLAPPGEPGSWQTECKGYQFWTQTNKRGFFSINNIHSGNYNLYAWIPGFIGDYCNNVVLTIKPGNKVNVGEIVYEAPRNGPTLWEIGIPDRTAAEFYVPDPNPNYINTLYLNHPDRFRQHGLWERYADLYPNEDLIYTVGHSDYTKHWFFAHVTRKRDDGTYHGTTWQIKFKLHNVQKNGTYKLRLALAAVNFSQLQVRVNNPKEDPPMFTSGLIGKDNAIARHGIHGLYRLYNIDVSSHLLVKDDNIIYLTQTIANGPFQGIMYDYIRLEAPPSHK from the exons ATGAGATTCCATCCATTTTGTCCCCTTGATATACCATATCCCATGATGCACTTTCAGAGCTTGTTCTATG TGAGATCTTTGCCGCCGGCGGCCGGATCCATGTCGTCGCAGGCAGTGAAGTTGCGTGCCGACGACAATTAT GTTGTGATGGACAATGGTATACTTGAAGTGTATTTATCCAAAAAGGGTGGATTTATCAGTGCAATACAATATAATGGTGTTGATAATTTGCTTGAAGTTCTTAATGAAGCAGATGATAGAGG gtattGGGACATTGTTTGGAATGAAGCAGATAGCACAGGAACAACCGGGATATATGAAAG GGTCGTGGGGACAAGTTATAAAGTTATAGTGCAAAATGATGAACAATTGGAGATTTCATTTACCAAAACATGGGATCGATCATCCATGGAGGAAAAGCAGTCTCCTCTAAATATTGACATTAG ATATGTGATGCTACGCAATTCCTGTGGCTTGTATTGTTATAGCATCTTTGAACACCGAAAAGAATGGCCTGCTTTCAACGTACCTCAAATCAGAATGGTCTTTAAGCTTCGAAAAGATAA GTTTAATTATATGGCTATAGCGGATAATAAGCAAAGGCTAATGCCTGTTCCAGATGACCGGTTACCAACAAGAGGAAGAACACTTGTTCCCCCTGAAGCTGTGTTGCTTGTTGATCCTATTGAACCACACTTCAAGGGAGag GTGGATGACAAGTATCAATACTCAAGCAATAACAAAGATATTAAGGTGCATGGATGGATAAGCTCCAAATCTGAAACTAATCCTGCAATGGGGTTTTGGGTAATTATACCTACCAATGAGTTCCAATCAGGTGGCCCTCTTAAACAGAATCTCACCTCTCATGTTGGACCTATTACTCTTGCA ATGTTTCTGAGTTCTCATTACGCAGGAGAGGATGTTGTTATGAGAGTCCAAAGAAATGAGTCATGGAAAAAGGTTTTTGGGCCAATCTTTATTTATCTCAACACTTCATCAGAAAACCAAGTCCAACCATCACTATGGAAGGATGCCAAAGACCAG ATGAGCAAAGAAGTTCAAAGCTGGCCCTATGATTTTCCAGCTTCAGGGGATTTTCATAAGTCTCACCAACGAGGCAGTGTTTATGGCACATTAAAAGTCCAAGACAG GTTCATAAGTGATCACCACATATTGGCAGAAGGTGCATATATTGGTCTGGCACCACCAGGAGAACCTGGATCCTGGCAAACAGAATGCAag GGATATCAATTTTGGACTCAAACCAATAAAAGAGGCTTTTTCTCTATCAACAATATACACAGTGGGAATTACAATCTTTATGCTTGGATCCCTGGTTTCATTGGAGATTATTGTAACAATGTTGTCCTCACCATCAAGCCag GTAATAAAGTAAATGTCGGTGAGATTGTATATGAAGCCCCAAGAAATGGACCAACATTATGGGAAATAGGCATTCCTGATCGCACTGCAGCTGAATTTTATGTTCCTGATCCTAATCCAAATTACATTAACACACTTTATCTCAATCATCCAGATAG GTTTAGGCAGCATGGATTATGGGAAAGATATGCAGATTTATATCCAAATGAAGATTTGATTTACACAGTTGGACATAGTGACTATACAAAACATTGGTTCTTTGCCCATGTTACCAG GAAGAGAGATGATGGCACTTACCATGGAACAACATGGCAAATTAAGTTCAAGCTTCATAATGTTCAGAAAAATGGAACTTATAAACTGCGACTAGCACTTGCAGCCGTTAATTTCTCCCAATTACAG GTTAGAGTGAATAATCCAAAAGAAGATCCACCAATGTTTACAAGTGGGTTGATTGGGAAGGACAACGCCATAGCTAGACATGGAATTCATGGACTCTAtagactatacaacattgatgTGTCATCTCATTTACTAGTCAAAGATGATAACATTATATATCTTACACAAACTATAGCTAATGGTCCCTTTCAAGGCATAATGTATGATTATATTCGTTTGGAAGCTCCTCCTtctcataaataa
- the LOC130944843 gene encoding rhamnogalacturonate lyase B-like isoform X4: MRFHPFCPLDIPYPMMHFQSLFYVRSLPPAAGSMSSQAVKLRADDNYVVMDNGILEVYLSKKGGFISAIQYNGVDNLLEVLNEADDRGYWDIVWNEADSTGTTGIYERVVGTSYKVIVQNDEQLEISFTKTWDRSSMEEKQSPLNIDIRYVMLRNSCGLYCYSIFEHRKEWPAFNVPQIRMVFKLRKDKFNYMAIADNKQRLMPVPDDRLPTRGRTLVPPEAVLLVDPIEPHFKGEVDDKYQYSSNNKDIKVHGWISSKSETNPAMGFWVIIPTNEFQSGGPLKQNLTSHVGPITLAMFLSSHYAGEDVVMRVQRNESWKKVFGPIFIYLNTSSENQVQPSLWKDAKDQMSKEVQSWPYDFPASGDFHKSHQRGSVYGTLKVQDRFISDHHILAEGAYIGLAPPGEPGSWQTECKGYQFWTQTNKRGFFSINNIHSGNYNLYAWIPGFIGDYCNNVVLTIKPGNKVNVGEIVYEAPRNGPTLWEIGIPDRTAAEFYVPDPNPNYINTLYLNHPDRFRQHGLWERYADLYPNEDLIYTVGHSDYTKHWFFAHVTRKRDDGTYHGTTWQIKFKLHNVQKNGTYKLRLALAAVNFSQLQSE; the protein is encoded by the exons ATGAGATTCCATCCATTTTGTCCCCTTGATATACCATATCCCATGATGCACTTTCAGAGCTTGTTCTATG TGAGATCTTTGCCGCCGGCGGCCGGATCCATGTCGTCGCAGGCAGTGAAGTTGCGTGCCGACGACAATTAT GTTGTGATGGACAATGGTATACTTGAAGTGTATTTATCCAAAAAGGGTGGATTTATCAGTGCAATACAATATAATGGTGTTGATAATTTGCTTGAAGTTCTTAATGAAGCAGATGATAGAGG gtattGGGACATTGTTTGGAATGAAGCAGATAGCACAGGAACAACCGGGATATATGAAAG GGTCGTGGGGACAAGTTATAAAGTTATAGTGCAAAATGATGAACAATTGGAGATTTCATTTACCAAAACATGGGATCGATCATCCATGGAGGAAAAGCAGTCTCCTCTAAATATTGACATTAG ATATGTGATGCTACGCAATTCCTGTGGCTTGTATTGTTATAGCATCTTTGAACACCGAAAAGAATGGCCTGCTTTCAACGTACCTCAAATCAGAATGGTCTTTAAGCTTCGAAAAGATAA GTTTAATTATATGGCTATAGCGGATAATAAGCAAAGGCTAATGCCTGTTCCAGATGACCGGTTACCAACAAGAGGAAGAACACTTGTTCCCCCTGAAGCTGTGTTGCTTGTTGATCCTATTGAACCACACTTCAAGGGAGag GTGGATGACAAGTATCAATACTCAAGCAATAACAAAGATATTAAGGTGCATGGATGGATAAGCTCCAAATCTGAAACTAATCCTGCAATGGGGTTTTGGGTAATTATACCTACCAATGAGTTCCAATCAGGTGGCCCTCTTAAACAGAATCTCACCTCTCATGTTGGACCTATTACTCTTGCA ATGTTTCTGAGTTCTCATTACGCAGGAGAGGATGTTGTTATGAGAGTCCAAAGAAATGAGTCATGGAAAAAGGTTTTTGGGCCAATCTTTATTTATCTCAACACTTCATCAGAAAACCAAGTCCAACCATCACTATGGAAGGATGCCAAAGACCAG ATGAGCAAAGAAGTTCAAAGCTGGCCCTATGATTTTCCAGCTTCAGGGGATTTTCATAAGTCTCACCAACGAGGCAGTGTTTATGGCACATTAAAAGTCCAAGACAG GTTCATAAGTGATCACCACATATTGGCAGAAGGTGCATATATTGGTCTGGCACCACCAGGAGAACCTGGATCCTGGCAAACAGAATGCAag GGATATCAATTTTGGACTCAAACCAATAAAAGAGGCTTTTTCTCTATCAACAATATACACAGTGGGAATTACAATCTTTATGCTTGGATCCCTGGTTTCATTGGAGATTATTGTAACAATGTTGTCCTCACCATCAAGCCag GTAATAAAGTAAATGTCGGTGAGATTGTATATGAAGCCCCAAGAAATGGACCAACATTATGGGAAATAGGCATTCCTGATCGCACTGCAGCTGAATTTTATGTTCCTGATCCTAATCCAAATTACATTAACACACTTTATCTCAATCATCCAGATAG GTTTAGGCAGCATGGATTATGGGAAAGATATGCAGATTTATATCCAAATGAAGATTTGATTTACACAGTTGGACATAGTGACTATACAAAACATTGGTTCTTTGCCCATGTTACCAG GAAGAGAGATGATGGCACTTACCATGGAACAACATGGCAAATTAAGTTCAAGCTTCATAATGTTCAGAAAAATGGAACTTATAAACTGCGACTAGCACTTGCAGCCGTTAATTTCTCCCAATTACAG AGTGAATAA